The nucleotide window TTTTCGGTTCTACCCATTGATATGAATATAAAGCTGCTCACATTCATACAAATATAAATCCAACTATACGATGGCGTATGAAGTCTACAAGGTTAATTCACAATATATCTTTCAAAGAAATAGCCAGCAAAATGGTCGAAAGTAAGGTCAATTGTAAGTGGACATCTAACTCTATGCTGctaagagtaattctacttaCAATCATAAAGTGCGTAAACGtcgcataatcattttgaaaagtAGTGAGatacactattaaaaaattaatttttttcatgtagatcctatgttttattcaattttttcaaagcgattacgcaacggttgcacaattcacggttgcaaatatctttttcATGCTACCAATTCTCCacagttgtatgtagaattactcagaAAGGAAAAACGTGAACAGCTCTACCTGTCGATGTCAGAGCTGTTTACAAGCATGGTACATACAGCCAAAGAAAATGATTGCTGGAACTAAAAGTCTCTGCTACAAAccataaagttaaaataagCTATCTCTTAGGCAGGTCCCATTCGACTACAAAATACATTGAAGGAAAAGAGTAGGTGGATTAGATCAGTACATAATGCATTGAAGTTATCATCGGTATTAGATAGAAGGGTCATAAGTTTATGAAACAAAAGAGTCTCAAGTAAAAATCAAACTTACATTGGATGCAGCCACAATCTACCATAAGTATGCTCACTATTGTTAATGAATAAATTAAGTGAAGAATATCAGATGCATCAGTGTAATGTGATGCTCACAACAAGAGCGAAGTTCTGATCTTGAAAATTTGTTGTTTGCGGGGTGTGTCAGGGAAAGGAAACGTCTGCTGAGTGAGAAGGTAATAAGGACCTATAATTTAGGTTCTAGAGTCGGTGATTTTCACAGCAACTGGCTCTGAACAGTATGGACAATTCCCGAATAGAACATCGAATGACCTGTAGTGATGTATGCACAGAAATTTTAAATCCAGCAATTataagaagaaatataaaaCTCCGTAAAAAGGACACCGCTCGTTGAAAAAATCAGCAACTAACAGCTAAAGCTATACTCATGCATGAACCAATTAGAAAGCCGTAATGATACTTAAGAGTCATTCTATTCACAAGCCGGTGTGACAATACACCTTACATATCATTGATGTGGCACGATTTGATTTGcaagatttaaatttacaacttttttcttacaaatcaaatcttgtcATATCAGCAGTATGAAATGTGTCCCACACATCGGCTTATGAatccaactttttttaaaagtactTAAAACCCAACGTACTGCCTTGTTGTGGTGATGGAACGCAACCAGTCCCCAAGGCAAACGCTATGGAAAGCCTTATTGCAAGTAGTATTATCACATCTATAGTCAGTTCCGCTTCCACTGTTAACTCCCAGCTCATCatctacataaatataacaaaagtgAATGATGTGTGAATTGATAATAAGTTgctaaatatatagaaaatgcaAAGAGCAATACCAACTGGAAGACATTGAGCATAACAAATTCCACATTCAACCTGTTGGTCATTCTTCTGTACATCAATGGGCCTTGGCAGTTGAGTCTCCAGAAGACATGCAATATTTTCCAGGTATGGTTTGTCTTTTGTCCTGTGCAGATGAAGGagtatacaaaacaaaaaaacatattacAGATGATTTTTCCTCAATCCTTTCTGAGCAAAGGGTATCGCAGAGTAATGCTACAGTTGTGGATGAAGCAATctcttttcagaaaaataaaagaaaattctacaGTATTTCAAGGAACTTTGGCAATACATGATTGCAGGATCAAGCAACGGGTATCTCAAGCTTCACTCATATATCCAGCTCacaaaaagaaacgaaaatATGTAAATCccctttttcttaaatataaaacttCAAGGTATTACATCATTTAATTATGAACCATCAACATTGCATATCCTTTTTATGTGGTGCCACCAACCAAGGAAAGGGGGGGTTGCAATTAACAAGTAGGAGAACGCAACAGGTACTGAGCCATAACAGATTGTTGCTAAATAGAAACAAAGGAGTGTGACCCTTCAGCAGAAACATTGTAATTGGGCACGAAAGCATGCACATCCAGGAAAACTGCCATCTCTttcgtaaatatataaattttgaagtTTTGTAACCCTTACACAAGAATTATAAATCAAGGGCATACCATTTTCTGCTGTTTCTCTGCCATATCCTTCTCAATGAATCCACAACTGGACCTGGACCCATGAAACGACACCTACCACAACTTATTCAATACTGAATGAAAAGCTAAAACTAGCGGTTGCAATGCCAGGAAATAATATTGGATGAAATCTCACTCTGGTAAAGATTTAGGGTCATCGGCATTTATATACAACATGATGTAGCAATCATTTCCTATCAAACATAAACTAAAAGGTTTAATATCaactaaaagaaaagagaaatgctttatcAATACATTTATAATCTACAAAAGGCTCACCAATATTGATTTGGCGACAGCACATTGAACGTGAAGGCTGTTTAGGGTCAACAACCCAAAGAGATTTGTCAATATCATCCAAAGTAGACCAAAATTCCTGAAGTTTCTCCAGATGCTGTAAGCAAAATGCTAAATAGTGTAGTTGCATCCTTTAGTGAAAGTAAGAAAATAGTGTAGCTGCTATCATTTGCTATGCAAGAAATACCTTTTGAAACTGCTGCACCACATCCTTTAATCTTGAGCTTTTTGACCATTTCAAGTCAAAAATATACGGTACATCCTGAGAGAGGAGTCAGAATGATAACTGAAGTCTATAATGCGAAAATACATCTACCAAAGAGATTGAAAAAGACCAACCGCTGATACTCTAGGTGGACTTTTGGGATAGGTTTCATCCAATTCGATTTCCACAAAGTGCACCCTGCTCTTTGCATCCCTGCCAATCAAATTTAGGAAAAGGCTCAGTCCACTACATGAATAAGAAGTAAAAACAAGAGAAGGAACTGAGGGAAACACAATATATCTTAAACATATAAATTCACAGCAATTCATAGACTTGACAGCAGGCCATGCAAGCATCCTCAGAGAAAATACCAAGTGTTGACATTCAAGTGGACTCACGCCCAATTAAAATACCAAGAAATTTAATATAGATCATCCGTCAGCTGCCCAAATGTTCTCACTGTACTTCAGTTTGGACACTGTTATGCTTCATAGAAAGTTACAAAACAATGATATTTGTTGCATGCTATCAGTGCATCAAGCTTTGCTGAACCTTTTCAATGTCCTTGCTAGTAAACTACTATACAAAAGTGAAGATCACAAATGCAGTAGCACAAGTTAGTGGAAGAGGAAGCTGGTTTCTGGAAGAAAAGGCAAAATTTTGAGCACTGGGATAATCACCCGATTTCTACATCATTGCATACatataatagttttataataGTTTTTCATCCTCTCACAAGAAAAGTTTCAACTTCTCACAAGTAACATGCTCAGAAGACTCCACATTCTTTTAAGATTCCCTGGCAATCATGTTTtacagcctttttttttttttttttttttatatcttgacAACAAACATTAAAATGTCAATTTTCTCAATATTTTAGGCTGTTACTTCTGGCTTCATAGCATGACGTCTTTGGCCAACAAAACAAAGTCTCAGCATATAAAACCACATATTAAACTTGAAGCACCAAAGTAATCCTAGTTTCTGTTTTTACATGCAAAATACATAGAAATAGGGGGGATTTGGGAAGATATAAGCATGTGAATAAATGAAAAGGGCTAAAGAAAACTGGGACCCTTCTTCACAAAAGAGAAAATAGTTTTAATGGATGATTGATGCAAGCAAGAACATCTTACAAGATGCGAAAGCTGAGAAATGTCAGATCTCCTCCTAATCTCACTAGACGCTCCCATCCGACCTCTTCTATCTGTACATACAATGATCAAAATCAATGCATTCTATTGTGATCTTTAGTGTAGTACTCAAGGTCCCAGTCATCaaccacacataatttttttatgacaaggaACACCAAAGACAGTGCAAATGCAACATGCCTTTTACCCGGGTAAACCTCAGAACCTTGTAACATGCCCACATAACACAGATCAGGTAAAACATAGGAATTTCACCGATAAGACATGGACCCTGAAAAATTTTTGCACCCAAAAGTTCGAAACTTAGACCTGTGGGAACCAACTCCCAATAACAAAGCCCTTAGCACTGGAGCCAAGCCCTGGAGGCTCAGATCAATTACCTTTTATGAAGTACCATTTCATGACTAAACACTGTTTGTATCAGTACCGTGCAAGGAGTCAAGACCCTGCACGTTAGCTGTACCATATTGGAATGGACAGAAAGTAACAGTAttcattaattcaaaatatatatatatatatatatatatatatatatgcctgtTGCATTACCAACATGCTCCATTTCAAATGAAGGTTTTGATAACTTTACGGCTTTGAAGGTTTACAGGGAAATAAAACCACAAGAAATAAGTATCAAAGGAAAATGGCTATTGATGCAATAAAAGATAATAGTGACTAAATTATATGGCTATCCTCTTTCCAAAAAACCAACTTTGGAAGGCGGATGATTTGCTTTGGGAATATGGAATTTGGGTTCAtcctatcattactttttcaacaATTCAAGAATGAGTAGAGGGAGTTTTCTGAACTCACATATATGGTTGTTCATAATTCCAAAACCATTTTTACACATTAACTGTTTCTTGGAATCTTAGCATTATGAAGGATGTTCAAAGAGACAAAAccattatttttcacaataaaCTTAAGGGATGTTGTTgaaccaaaaaaatacaacataaaaaattaaaataccttGAGGAATAGTTCTGAGTTGTCAATTATATAGGAAAGAGCAAGAATCATTTTTTCCCTTTGACAAGTAC belongs to Juglans regia cultivar Chandler chromosome 8, Walnut 2.0, whole genome shotgun sequence and includes:
- the LOC109022032 gene encoding E3 ubiquitin-protein ligase FANCL isoform X2, whose product is MEHTEQTRCTELAKSSSVYRSLYSEIEEVGWERLVRLGGDLTFLSFRILDAKSRVHFVEIELDETYPKSPPRVSADVPYIFDLKWSKSSRLKDVVQQFQKHLEKLQEFWSTLDDIDKSLWVVDPKQPSRSMCCRQINIGNDCYIMLYINADDPKSLPECRFMGPGPVVDSLRRIWQRNSRKWTKDKPYLENIACLLETQLPRPIDVQKNDQQVECGICYAQCLPMMSWELTVEAELTIDVIILLAIRLSIAFALGTGCVPSPQQGSHSMFYSGIVHTVQSQLL
- the LOC109022032 gene encoding E3 ubiquitin-protein ligase FANCL isoform X4, which produces MEHTEQTRCTELAKSSSVYRSLYSEIEEVGWERLVRLGGDLTFLSFRILDAKSRVHFVEIELDETYPKSPPRVSADVPYIFDLKWSKSSRLKDVVQQFQKPSRSMCCRQINIGNDCYIMLYINADDPKSLPECRFMGPGPVVDSLRRIWQRNSRKWTKDKPYLENIACLLETQLPRPIDVQKNDQQVECGICYAQCLPVDDELGVNSGSGTDYRCDNTTCNKAFHSVCLGDWLRSITTTRQSFDVLFGNCPYCSEPVAVKITDSRT
- the LOC109022032 gene encoding E3 ubiquitin-protein ligase FANCL isoform X1, coding for MEHTEQTRCTELAKSSSVYRSLYSEIEEVGWERLVRLGGDLTFLSFRILDAKSRVHFVEIELDETYPKSPPRVSADVPYIFDLKWSKSSRLKDVVQQFQKHLEKLQEFWSTLDDIDKSLWVVDPKQPSRSMCCRQINIGNDCYIMLYINADDPKSLPECRFMGPGPVVDSLRRIWQRNSRKWTKDKPYLENIACLLETQLPRPIDVQKNDQQVECGICYAQCLPVDDELGVNSGSGTDYRCDNTTCNKAFHSVCLGDWLRSITTTRQSFDVLFGNCPYCSEPVAVKITDSRT
- the LOC109022032 gene encoding E3 ubiquitin-protein ligase FANCL isoform X3 gives rise to the protein MEHTEQTRCTELAKSSSVYRSLYSEIEEVGWERLVRLGGDLTFLSFRILDAKSRVHFVEIELDETYPKSPPRVSADVPYIFDLKWSKSSRLKDVVQQFQKHLEKLQEFWSTLDDIDKSLWVVDPKQPSRSMCCRQINIGNDCYIMLYINADDPKSLPECRFMGPGPVVDSLRRIWQRNSRKWTKDKPYLENIACLLETQLPRPIDVQKNDQQMMSWELTVEAELTIDVIILLAIRLSIAFALGTGCVPSPQQGSHSMFYSGIVHTVQSQLL
- the LOC109022032 gene encoding E3 ubiquitin-protein ligase FANCL isoform X5; protein product: MEHTEQTRCTELAKSSSVYRSLYSEIEEVGWERLVRLGGDLTFLSFRILDAKSRVHFVEIELDETYPKSPPRVSADVPYIFDLKWSKSSRLKDVVQQFQKHLEKLQEFWSTLDDIDKSLWVVDPKQPSRSMCCRQINIGPVVDSLRRIWQRNSRKWTKDKPYLENIACLLETQLPRPIDVQKNDQQVECGICYAQCLPVDDELGVNSGSGTDYRCDNTTCNKAFHSVCLGDWLRSITTTRQSFDVLFGNCPYCSEPVAVKITDSRT